The proteins below are encoded in one region of Silene latifolia isolate original U9 population chromosome 2, ASM4854445v1, whole genome shotgun sequence:
- the LOC141640908 gene encoding protein FAR-RED IMPAIRED RESPONSE 1-like, with protein sequence MGGKEPQYIITDLDAGIIKAVPLAFKTARHRFCMWHILNKVPVKFGVTREGYKQFLQKMNDIIWYDNLEAVDFDARSTEIMEAHGLVNKEWFTEAYNKRSQTGGYSEVNGLDVTVIKDSYRERSFNVEYNPGTLAVRCTCRIFERKGILCRHIVRILLANGKKTIPDDYVASRWTKDALQFRLSACDSELTHVNSSVDGKEVEMVKLWSEVHETIGLHRGMNVTEVVNLNSLIKEFKEKFLPCKKV encoded by the exons atggggGGAAAGGAGCCCCAGTACATTATAACAGATCTGGATGCAGGGATTATTAAGGCCGTGccccttgccttcaagactgcacgccaccggttttgcatgtggcatatattGAACAAGGTGCCAGTGAAgttcggggtgacaagggagggTTATAAGCAGTTCCTTCAGAAAATGAACGATATTATATGGTACGACAACCTAGAAGCAGTCGACTTTGACGCTAGGTCGACGgaaataatggaagcgcatggtcttgtgaacaAAGAGTGGTTTACAGAAGCATACAATAAAAGGAGCCA GACCGGGGGTTATTCTGAAGTCAATGGACTTGACGTGACTGTCATCAAGGATTCCTACAGAGAGAgaagtttcaacgtagagtacaacccag GGACACTTGCGGTACGGTGCACCTGTAGAATTTTTGAAAGGAAGGGAATTCTATGCCGACATATAGTACGGATTTTGTTGGCTAACGGCAAGAAGACAATACCAGATGATTACGTTGCTTCAAGATGGACAAAGGATGCACTTCAATTCAGATTATCAGCCTGTGATAGTGAACTAACGCATGTAAATAGTAGCGTTGATGGAAAAGAAGTTgagatggtgaagttgtggtcagaagttcatgagACCATTGGTTTACATCGTGGCATGAAtgtgactgaagttgtgaacttaaaCTCCTTAATTAAAGAATTCAAGGAGAAATTTTTACCGTGTAAGAAAGTTTAA
- the LOC141640909 gene encoding protein FAR1-RELATED SEQUENCE 5-like, whose amino-acid sequence MSRNIEDVHKYLIIYNSRLRIGATRTYNMCKEHVNGFENIDATLTDFKNFHRDVKCFFHERHSQLFIDRFKNMAENRSGFYFDYEVDKDNSLRRAIWANRTARRNYSVFGDAVSYDPTYSTNKYDMTFTPFTGVDHRKRSVTFCWALIAYEDHESF is encoded by the exons atgtcgcggaacatagaagatGTTCACAAGTACCTGATAATctacaactcaagg ttgaggataggagcaacaaggacgtacaacatgtgtaaggaacACGTAAATGGGTTCGAGAACATTGATGCTACgttaactgattttaagaacttccacagAGATGTGAAATGCTTCTTCCATGAACGGCACAGTCAATTGTTCATAGAtcggttcaagaatatggcagAAAATAGGtcggggttttattttgattatgaagttgacaaggataataGCCTTCGTAGGGCAATCTGGGCTAACAGAAcggctagaaggaactactcggtATTTGGAGATGCAGTATCGTATGACCCAACATACTCGACGAACAAGTATGATATGACTTTTACACCATTCACTGGTGTAGATCACCGTAAGCGATCAGTAACATTTTGTTGGGCGTTGATTGCCTATGAAGACCATGAATCATTCTAG